The genomic window TCATCATAGGGAATCTTTTGCTGTAAGAAATCCTGAAACCATGAACTTTCTGAACTACAATGATTTAAGACTAAGTCAAACATCAGGTCAAAGGATTGTGACAACTGTTCCACATGAGACCATTGCCCCCATTCTTTTTTAACTTCTCTATAATCAATAACACTAAATCCATCATCAGAAGACCAAGGACTAAAAGGAAGTATATGGATAGTAGAAAGGATATCTTTATACTGGTCTGTCATGAAATCCATTAATACTTCAAGGGGCTTATGACCTGAACTTTGGAATTGATCTCCATAGGTAATGAGCACACTGTCCTCCTCAGTCACAGCTAAAGAACTTTCTGATTCTTTGTTTATAGTCTGCAAAGAGGGTTCCCACTTCTGTAAAACTTTCCTAACTCTTTCTACAAGGCCTTCAGCTTGACCTTTTCCATAGATATACTCAATTTCCTGATATATTTTACTCTTCATAACAAGACAATTGTATTGGTTTTATTTTTTATTTTCAAATCTTTAAAAAAAGACTACATAACTGTTATTCTATAAATATGAAAATACTCATACTACACTATCATTTACTTCCTGGAGGAGTAACAAATGTCATCATTGATCAAGTTAAATCTTTACTCACCCTTGCCTCAGTTGAACATATTACCCTCATATCTGGTCAGTCCGACAACATTGATAATGTAAATAAGTGTTTTCCTAAATCCGATAAAGTAAGTATAGAAGTTTTACCTTCTGTGGGTTATAGAAACGTATCCTCTAATGAAGAATTAATTTCTTCCAAGCAAGAGCTTGCCCTGTCTTTGACCCCCTTTGTAAGACAACATGACTTAATATGGATACATAACTATCATCTGGGTAAAAATATCCCTTTGACAGCCTATTGGCTGGACATAATACAGCAAACAAAGGATAAGAAATTTCTACTCCATATCCATGATTTCCCGGAATCTGGACGTTTTGACAATCTTAGCCTCCTGAGAAAACATCTCAATAAGCCTCTTTACCCTCTCAATAATCATGTTAAATATGCATTGATCAACTACAGAGATTATGATTATTTGAGAAAAAATGGTATAAATGAAGACCAGGTATTTTTTCTCCCCAATCCTATCAAGGAAGAGATCATTCCCCCATTGGACCCTAAAACATCTCATGATATGATGAGTTATCTATCTACTTTTTATAAAGGAATAAAAAAAGATTGCCCTTTTCGTCTCTATCCTGTACGCAGTATAAGAAGGAAAAATATTGGGGAAGCTTTGTTTTGGTCTATCCTTCAACCAGAGTATAATATTATTATCACGCTTCCCGGGGTATCAAACAGAGAAAAAAACTACTCACAAAAGATAGAATCCTTCCTTAAAGAATATCCCATTCCATCGGCTACATCAGCAGGACTTATTCTGTCCCAAAAGGGGTATAGCTTTACAAATATTGTTAGTGCATCTCACTCTGTGATTAGTACTTCTGTCCAAGAAGGTTTTGGCTATCTTTTTCTTAACTCTCAAATATGGAATAAACCTTTACTTGCAAGACAATTACCGATACTGAAGGGTTTTGACAAATATTTTGATTGGCAGATGTCGACTTTTTATACAGAATTGTTAGTTCCAATAAATAAAGAGGATCTTGTCAGGCTCAAAACCGCTTATCTTAATAAATTGAAGAGCCTTAAAGCTTATATTAATACACAAGTAATGGAGAGTCTTAGCATTAAAATACAGACAATAGGTAAAGAGGGATGGATAGACTTTTCCTTTCTTTCCTTGAATGATCAACTCAATATAATCAAAACCACTCATCAAGATGAGAAGCTAAGAGAATCCATTATTGACAGAAACAGACTATCTATGGATAGATGGGAGACTAATAACGTAAATAAAGATATAACAAATAATATTTTAAAAGATTTTGGGTCCCAAGCTGTTGTTGACAAATTTAATCAACTGACAGCAAGCTTTACAGATAGGTCTCACAAAAAAGTGAAGACAAGAGACATATCTTCTGATCTAGTTGATAAGTTCACCGACCTTGATACTATCCGCCTTCTTTATGATTACAAATGAAGGTTGAGACTAACTCTCAAAAATTTTATCCACCTTGCATTCTGAATTGATGGCGAGTACAATAAAACTCGTTCAAATAAATCTTCAATAGAAAGAGGATCTTCATGTCCAATAAAAAGATGATTACAATCGACGGGAATATGGCAGCTGCTCACGTGGCTTACGCTTTTAGTGAAGTTGCAGCTATCTACCCCATCACACCATCTTCTCCAATGGGAGAGTATTCAGATGCGTGGGCCGCAGCAGGCCAAAAAAACCTATTTGGTAAAAAAGTAGATGTTATAGAAATGCAGTCTGAAGCAGGTGCAGCAGGATCAGTTCATGGTTCATTATCTGCGGGTGCTTTGACTACAACTTTCACAGCTTCTCAAGGGCTTTTATTGATGCTCCCTAACATGCACAAAATTGCTGGTGAAATGATGCCAACAGTTTTCCATGTATCAGCACGATCAATTGCCGCTCAATCTTTGTCAATCTATGGTGACCACTCTGACGTAATGTGTGCCAGAAATACTGGTTTTGCCATGGTTGCAGCCAACTCTATCCAGGAAACAATGGATTTAGCTTTGGTATCTCACTTAGCAACTCTCAAATCCCAAGTACCATTCTTAAACTTCTTTGATGGTTTCAGAACAAGTCATGAGATTCAGAAAGTTGAAGAAATCTCTTATGAAACTATGAAAGAATTGGTTGAACCTGAGTTGATTGAACGATTCAGAGATCGTGCAATGCGACCAGAAAAACCAATCGTAAAAGTAGCGGCTCAAAACCCAGATGTATACTTCCAGGGTCGAGAAACTACTAACAAATACTACGATGAACTACCAGAAATAGTTCAATCCTATATGGATGTGGTATCTAAGGCTACAGGACGATCTTACAGATTATTTGATTATGTCGGAGCTCCTGATGCAGAAAAAGTAATTGTTGCTATGGGATCTGGTTGTGACACAATTGATTTAACAGTTAAACACTTATTAGCTAAGGGAGAAAAAGTTGGTCTGGTTAAAGTCAGACTATACAGACCTTTCAGTGTAAAACACTTCATTGAAGCGCTTCCTTCTACTGTTAAGAAAATTGCTGTACTTGACCGAACAAAAGAACCAGGATCCATTGGTGAACCATTGTTCCTTGATGTAGTAGCAGCTCTAGCAGGCAAAGACATTAAAGTTATTGGTGGACGATATGGTCTATCTTCTAAAGAATTTGTTCCTAGCCATGTAAAAGCTGTTTACGATCACCTTGATGGTGAAGCTTTCCATAGTTTCACTGTTGGTATCAATGACGATGTAACTCATAAATCAATTCCTGTAAAAGAAAACATTTCTGTTGCAGCAGCTGATTCTAAGTCTTGTGTATTCTGGGGATTCGGTTCTGACGGTACTGTTGGTGCTTGTAAGAACTCAACCAAGATAATTGGTGACAACACAGATCTAAATACTCAAGCCTACTTTAGTTATGATTCTAAAAAATCAGGTGGTATCACAGTATCTCACCTTCGATTTGGTAAAGACTCAGTTAACATGCCTTGGTTAATCACTCATGCTGACTTTGTTGCTTGTCATAACCCAGCGTATATTGGTCGATATGACATGTTAAGCTGTATCAAAGAAGGAGGAGTTTTCCTTCTTAACTCTGAAATCCCAACATCTGAAGTTTTTAACAAACTTACTAAGGATATGCAGGAAATAATCATCAATAGAAAGATTAAGTTCTACAACATTGATGCTCTTAAGATTGCTCTTAAGGTTGGTTTGGGACAAAGAATTAACACAGTTATGCAGGCTGCCTTCTTTAAGATCTCTGGTGTACTTCCAGAAGAAGAAGCTATACAACTTATCAAAAACTACATTAAGAAGACTTTCTCAAGAAAAGGTGATGCTATCATTCAAATGAACTGGGATGCCGTTGATATGGCTTCTGCAGCTCTTGAAGAAGTAACCGTACCATCAACAATCACAGAATCATTTGATGCACCTAAATTAATTGCAGACGATGCTAATGATTTTGCAAAAGATATTATTAAGCCAACAATGCACCAACAAGGTGATGATATTCCTGTATCAAAAATGTCCTTTGATGGAACTATTCCTACAGGAACTACAAAATTAGAAAAAAGAGGAATTGCTCCTCGTGTACCACAATGGTTAGCAGATAACTGTATTCAGTGTAACCAATGTGTTATGGCTTGTCCTCATGCTGTTATTAGAGCTAAACAATTTACTCCTGAAGAAACAGCTGCTGCACCTGGTGAATTCACAGTTCTTAAGTCTAGTACTAAGAATGAAAGAGATCTTGATTACAGAATCCAGATTTACATCGAAGACTGTACAGGTTGTGGTGTTTGTGTTGATGTATGTCCTGGACGTAAACAAGTTAAAGCCCTTGAATTCTCTACTCTTGAAGATCAGAGAGCGAAAGGTGAAACAGAAAAAGCTGTATACTTTGATAATCTGCCAAACGATGTAACAGAAGGCGTTAAAATTTCAACTTTCAAGGGTGTAATGTTCAAACAACCTCTATTTGAGTTCTCTGGAGCTTGTGCCGGTTGTGGTGAAACACCTTATGTTAAATTAATGTCCCAATTATTCGGTGACAGAATGGTAGCAGCGAATGCAACTGGATGTTCCTCTATCTATGGTGGTACATTCCCAACAATTCCTTACTGTACAAACAAAGATGGGCGAGGTCCTTCTTGGGGTAACTCACTCTTTGAAGACAACGCAGAATATGGTTTTGGTATGAGACTGGCTGTTGACAGCAACCGAGATCTACTTAAGACAAAAGTTGAAGAAGTTCTTGCTGAAGGAACAACTCCAGAACTTAAATCTGCTCTTGAAAAATCAATGGAATTGTGGAAAGGCACTGATGATGAAGCTTATGCTGCTCAAGATGCTGTTAAAGCTGCTCTTCCTGGAGCTTTAAGTTCTGCTAGCGGAGCGACAAAAGAAGCTGTTGCTAAGATCAAAGAATTGTCAGACTACTTTGTAGACAAATCAGTTTGGATAATCGGTGGTGATGGCTGGGCTTATGATATTGGATTTGGAGGTGTTGACCACGTTCTTGCTGCTGGTAAAAACGTTAACATCCTTGTTCTTGATACAGAAGTATACTCAAACACTGGTGGACAAGCTTCTAAATCAACTCCCA from Spirochaeta cellobiosiphila DSM 17781 includes these protein-coding regions:
- the nifJ gene encoding pyruvate:ferredoxin (flavodoxin) oxidoreductase — translated: MSNKKMITIDGNMAAAHVAYAFSEVAAIYPITPSSPMGEYSDAWAAAGQKNLFGKKVDVIEMQSEAGAAGSVHGSLSAGALTTTFTASQGLLLMLPNMHKIAGEMMPTVFHVSARSIAAQSLSIYGDHSDVMCARNTGFAMVAANSIQETMDLALVSHLATLKSQVPFLNFFDGFRTSHEIQKVEEISYETMKELVEPELIERFRDRAMRPEKPIVKVAAQNPDVYFQGRETTNKYYDELPEIVQSYMDVVSKATGRSYRLFDYVGAPDAEKVIVAMGSGCDTIDLTVKHLLAKGEKVGLVKVRLYRPFSVKHFIEALPSTVKKIAVLDRTKEPGSIGEPLFLDVVAALAGKDIKVIGGRYGLSSKEFVPSHVKAVYDHLDGEAFHSFTVGINDDVTHKSIPVKENISVAAADSKSCVFWGFGSDGTVGACKNSTKIIGDNTDLNTQAYFSYDSKKSGGITVSHLRFGKDSVNMPWLITHADFVACHNPAYIGRYDMLSCIKEGGVFLLNSEIPTSEVFNKLTKDMQEIIINRKIKFYNIDALKIALKVGLGQRINTVMQAAFFKISGVLPEEEAIQLIKNYIKKTFSRKGDAIIQMNWDAVDMASAALEEVTVPSTITESFDAPKLIADDANDFAKDIIKPTMHQQGDDIPVSKMSFDGTIPTGTTKLEKRGIAPRVPQWLADNCIQCNQCVMACPHAVIRAKQFTPEETAAAPGEFTVLKSSTKNERDLDYRIQIYIEDCTGCGVCVDVCPGRKQVKALEFSTLEDQRAKGETEKAVYFDNLPNDVTEGVKISTFKGVMFKQPLFEFSGACAGCGETPYVKLMSQLFGDRMVAANATGCSSIYGGTFPTIPYCTNKDGRGPSWGNSLFEDNAEYGFGMRLAVDSNRDLLKTKVEEVLAEGTTPELKSALEKSMELWKGTDDEAYAAQDAVKAALPGALSSASGATKEAVAKIKELSDYFVDKSVWIIGGDGWAYDIGFGGVDHVLAAGKNVNILVLDTEVYSNTGGQASKSTPIGAVAKFANAGMRLGKKKMGIMAMSYGYVYVASIAMGANRAQTLKAFQEAEAYDGPSIIFAYSPCIAHGIDMSKTQSKQKDAVEAGYWPLYRYNPLNETGSKFTWETKEPKGDFQDFIKSENRYRQLKKTAPSEADKLFEEAQADAKNTWETYKKLGEIL